In Sebastes umbrosus isolate fSebUmb1 chromosome 15, fSebUmb1.pri, whole genome shotgun sequence, the genomic window GCCTCCATTAATAAGGTGCTCAAGTTCAACATGGTTTTGTCAGATGGGAGGTTTGTTGGTAAATGATATTACATTCAGGGACTTTACCTTGTCATGGGATTCACTGATGACGCTCCGCCCCCTTATTGCGTGCCATCAGGTTCATGACGGATGCGGCGCGCCGGGAGCAGGAGACCATGAAGAAGAAGGCCACGCCCAAACTGTCCCTGTCCATCACCGGCGGAGTGTCCAGGAACAGCACGGCCACACCTCCCCGCCACACTAGCGGTAACCTGACGCCTCCCGTCACGCCCCCCAtcaccccttcctcctccttccgcAGCAGCACACCCACAGGTacgacaggtgtgtgtgtgtgtcgaaaTGTGAAATGTTTGAGACAAAGAAAGACGGATCGCTTTTACTTGTAGAGTGATTGGGGGCGTTGAAAGTGACTAATGCAAATTAACTCTACTAGTGGTAACAGAAGAAGCTCACGGTTATGGTTGCGCCATCAGGAGCCCATTCATCAAATTCAGACAGCGCACTGATGAATGAAGATATTTGTAACGTAATGCAACTTGTTTCATACCTGGTTAAAAATTCTGAACTTTAATTCAAAATATCTGGTAAAGAGAGCCCGAGCCAGCTCACCTTTTAGTCAGTAATGCAAACTGTTATTggaaatattcacttttaaccaACAAAATAATTGAATTTAAAGTTTTTAATAAGTTGGATATGTGGACGTTTGCATGCCAATATTTCCTCAAATTTTTGAATCATGAAGGAAATGGAAACTGGAAGAGGCTAAAACCCCAACCACTGTCTACTgctgtgtccgtgtgtgtgtttgtgtgtgtgtgtgtgtgtttgtgtgttgtttggtGGCTCCTGCAGTGAGCAGACCAGTCAACACTCTGCTAATTACATAGCAGCTGTCACGCTGTGTGTTCGCATGGGGCCGTGTGTTGCACAGCCCAGAAGCAGATGTCCAATTCCAGCCCAAATGGTTCCAAACGTAGTGTTAGGTCTGGGCTTATACACCAGCacggctccacacacacacacacacacacacacacacactaacacacgcCCTCTTTCGACATGTGCCAGGGTGCCATCCATTTCCTCATGCTGAGGTGCAGCATTTCCTGTGAGATGGTGGGGGGTCAGTGGGCCTTTATGTGTGTGCCTCAACATTTCTATAATGTGGTATGTggatgtctgcatgtgtgtgtgtgtgtgtgtgtgtgtgtgcatgtgagtggaAAATGTTCTGCACTTAGCAAAGCACTTTTTCCAGGCTGAGCAATGGGGATCACTCCCACTTAATGATCTCTTTCTCAGTGCCAACCCCTGCGctttgactcacacacacatgcacaccactGCTGTTTTTTGACTGAACCGTGCTTTCAGCGGCCGCTAATGTATCAAAAATAGCTGCAGAATATAGAGATAAGTATCAATAATGAAGTCACAAATCATTTCTGTTTGGTAAATTCCCAAGGCGTGATGTATTTCTGGGCACGTCCCCCCCCCGTCATGATCGATTTCATCTGGGATGACTAGCgtttttttgttctgtgtgtCTCCATCGTGCCTCCAGGCAGTGAgtatgatgaggaggaggtagaCTACGAGGAGTCGGACAGCGATGAGTCGTGGACCACAGAAAGCGCCATCAGCTCTGAGTCCATCCTCAGCTCCATGTGCATGAACGGGGGCGAGGAGAAGCCGTTCGCCTGCCCCGTCCCCGGCTGTAAGAAGAGATACAAGGTAAGGGCCGTACCAGAGGACCGAGAAGCCAGCTCCAGCTACTTCACCATAGGACACGAGGTTTAGTTGTTTCTGACGAAGTCCACACTGGAGCTTTTGTCTGAGTATCACATGTACGGACATAATATTTGAAAAAGCACATAATAAATTCAGAATGCACGATTAGAAGCGGCGATAAATATGTCATGGTATATTTGCTTCGGTTGAATATTATTACGGCTGGTAACAAAAACCTCATTCAGCTTCCaccttttcagtccaaaatagtGACGTGGGGATAAAGTCACATTTGCTGTTGATCTGAATGGTGTCATGTGTTGTCCGACCTGACTTCAccacccagtgtgtgtgtgaccaggGTTTGTTGCAGGTCTGACAATGCTCAGCTTTGATATAAAATGATGAGAAGAGGAgtttctgtagttattttacttAAGAATTATTAGATACTGTAGTTATCAGTAACCAGTAATAATTAAGAAGATTAGCAGCTACCACCATAGTTAATGGGGGtccaataaaaagcatgatcaTTCATAAGGAGACTAAAACAGAGCACCGTCCCACTGTCATGTTTTCTAGTGTAAACATTTCGATgaccatttttaatttaaagtggGTAACTCTGTATCAAATATGCAAATTGGGATTTCTCAAACCAATATGCAGGTTTAGGTTTGGGATCCTAATCTGTGTTAAGGCTACTGCCAGCAGCCGGTTCTCTTAGCTAGCTGCAGATCTGGGTCAATAAGCGATCAACCTGTGACCGCAGTCTGGTATAAAAGCATCGTacacaagcccccaggaagagcgccaggcttttGAATCCTATTACACAAAGTGGCCAAAccgtggaattacaacttctgggtccgtcatgtgatgccattgggcccagaAAGACTTTTTCCTTGTATtgagaaagagacgtctgtaaatcagtggaTAATTTCTTCCCAGTATGACCTAGGGATGTCATACCAGAAAATTAGTAGTCAATTCCAATatcagtgaaattccacaattctagATACTCAATTCGATAACATTAGGAACCTTCCAAAGCAAAAatgacttttcgaccgcagccctgGACTGGTATGGGCTGAGGAACTGATTAGAGAACAAGCTGCAGGTGAGGAGATGTGCAGGGAAGCCCAGGTGAAGGGAATGAGGTGATTGTAAGCAGGAGGGAGCCGCAGGCTCTGAAATGACGAGAGGTTAATGATAAggcatgaaaacaaaacagatgaagaaataaactcctcttctctgtctcttcagAATGTGAACGGTATCAAGTACCACGCCAAGAACGGCCACCGCACGCAGATCCGCGTGAGGAAACCCTTCAAGTGTCGCTGCGGCAAGAGCTACAAGACCTCGCAGGGCCTGAGACACCACACCATCAACTTCCACCCGCCCGTCTCCACCGAGATCCTGCGCAAGATTCAAGGCTAGAGCGCGGCGTGCTCACACCAATCACTACCCCAAAACATAGCCCTATCCTGACTTTTCCTCACCCGACCCTTTTATACCACAAGTGCgtgctttaattttttttttccatcttttttgttttgtatgttactTTTCTTTCCATGTTATTATATcacttgtatttttaaaaagaagtatctttgtagtattttttattgttgtatattTGCACATTCCTATATGCTATCATGTTATTTTGTTTCTCTATTGTTTGACTTACATAAGGtgctaaatgtaaaaaacagaaagaaaagacacaaaaacaaacgctataaaagaaagaagaggggaAACGAGAAACGAAgatgtgaaacaggaagtgcaaGCGAGCCCTGCCCCTTTCCCCGCTCGTCTTCGAGTGGGATGAAGTTGACATTAATGCTGATCTGAGTTCAGTCGTTTGTTACACTCCCTCTCCGTTAGACGCAACTGAGCTCAGATCTGTGCCTTCGCTGTAACTTCTGGGGGTTTCAGCGCGAGAGTTAAGTTATACTTTAAAtagatatattgatatataaacAATAGACAGATATGTATGtgtacataaaaatatataaaagtattCATGAGCATATACATAAATAGTTACACTTTATTTTCAagctttattttatatatttttgtgagtgttttttttatttttttatgtatttcagtAAGTGTTCCTTTCATTCCTTATTTTGCTGAGATGGCCAGTTTTGTCACCTCAGAGGTCAAATAGCTGGCTGACTTTAGGCTGGGAGCGTTTTCTCTCACCACACCCTAGAGATAAGGAGCCAAAACGCCTTTGACACTCTGAATCATCATGTGTGTGATGTTTTACTGTTGATCAGGAAAGGGGCGAACACGGCCCCGGGCcaacaatccatatctttaaacaTTTCATCCCCCACGGGAAGCCATCCATGTATTTCATATCTCCAGTGTTGAACTCATTCAGAGTGCCAGAGCTGTGTTCAAGAGACTTAGCCGGTGAAAGCAGGTTAAGCATCATACTGTATTCCAGTTGCCAAgatctgtgttgttgtgttttgttttttccatgaTGTTGCCAACAGCTCTCCACTGCCAAACATTGACCATACCATGTGCCTGatgagggggggagggagggaagggtgGGAGGGTGTGTGGGTGGGGTGTGGGAGTTGTAATGGTTTCACCCTGGAGGTCGCCAAACGTGTGGCAATGATTTTCTTCTTCATCGCGCCTCCAAAACGCGCAGATGAGTGGATGTACATCGAATGTTTTCATGCATGCTTTTTCTGTGTCGTAACGAGAGGAAGAACGTGCGGAAGATTTGAAAGAGATTTCCATCTACAAcctgtcatgtgtgtgtgttgtagacaAGAGCATTCCAGttcattgtatgtgtgtgtgtgtgtgtgtgtatgggcgccatgcgtgtgtgtttttatccaaGTCATCAGCCTATAGAGtgttattctgtgtgtgtgtgtgtgtgtgtgtttcagtgctcGGATCTGTCGtgttctgtgtgagtgtgtgtgtgtgtgtgtgcgtgcgccaGGCCGCTGGTCCGACTCCCGTGGAGCAGGATTGGCTGGCTAGTGTTGCGTCATGTAGTGTAGCGGTGGCCAACTTGTTGCCCCCCGACTGGGATTTTTATCATTCATTGCCTCTAAGAAAAACAAGAGCGGTGCGGTGtgcagccgccgccgccgcgTGCCAAGACACACCGATTCATAACATCGTTCCCCTCATCGTGCACAAAGTTTTTAAAATCTGCAGAAGGCTCAGAGCACGAGCTTCTTCTCTTTTTGTTCTGTTGATGGGTACAGTGACCTCTGATATTGCACACACCCTCCTGTCCTCCAagctgctgttgccatggaaaccacTGGGCTAGCACGGCAaatagaccttttttttatGCTTCCACATTATCTTTACAAGgaagtttttttctgttatttctttaatttatttaggggggttaaataaatataaattattaaacctcctaatttctttttaatatccTGTTCTGATTATAGTAATtaccatatactgtactgtattgtaaATCAATGCCTTTTTTTACTGTGCTACCTAACAAATAAGCACAAACGTGTGTGCCGGAAAAGATATCCATGTCTATTCTGAAGCACCAATAAGTAATCCTTAAAATCTCGGTATCAGTTTCAAAGTGCGTCCGTGGACTTAGAGGTAACCCTGAGGTAATGGTTTGCGTGCGATAGAAAAGCTTCATTCCTGCCTTTCAGCGTAGGGGAAGAGTTTCCGTGGCTGAGATAGACGGCGACTGAGAGTCTCCCCGTTGGAGCTCTGTCAAACACTCGTAAAAAAACCATCCCCGCTTCACGGACACCGCCGTCACCATGGCAATAGTTTCAGCTTTTTTACACGGGGTCCAATTGCAGTATTACACATATGGGAGAGGAGGAGCGGAGGCTGTGTGCAgaaggaggagacggagggagggggTTTCAATATACTGTGTACAGTGAATGTATTGTAACGTGTCTGTTGTCAAGtgcttttaaattatattttcgTATGTAACGTGGAGACCAATGTTTCCTTTTTGTATGGGGGGACAACAGGTTCTGAGCAGAGTGACTTGTAAATGATGTCAAACTGTCTTTCTATATAAAAGAGAAGCTGCTTAAATGTAAACAggaaatgactgaaaaaaaaaacagtaaaaataaagtaaaaaagctCTGTAGCTCGGACTTATTTCTCCTCCTTTCAACCCAAATAGAAGACAACACTAGAGTTAAATGCATTAAGACAAGCTTACTTTATTCATAAAGATCTTTGCAGTACACACTTAAACCACCGTCCTGACATTCTCACATGAAAAGAGGCTGCGTCGGACAcatgacatacacacacatttgcctTTGTGATTACTGGGCATGTGcaatttttaaagcctgaataCAACACTGTCAGGGGGGTCACTTTGTAATGACAGAAAATAGACAAGCAGTGATGTGGAGACATGTATAAATGACACTCATTCATGATGTGGGGGGACCTGCACACAAACTTTTTCCTCACAGTTTTAACTTTTAAAACGTGGAAGTACGTAACAATAAAAGTGTCTGTAACTTAGTGTCCAGCggtttgttttgcctaaaacgTGACattatcaataaaataaaagagaccAGCCCAGTTTTCTCACCAGCTGTACCAAAGTAAAACATCATTGGTCCGTCATTCTGTCATCACTAAAACATGAACAATGAGGGGAGGCGGGGTCACGACAGTAATTCACAGGTCTCTCCACAACTTATACTTATTttcatatgtacagtacattcagAATAAAGCCTTATTTAGTGCAGATACATGAAAACGTagtgctgtttttgtttcaacCATCTGACGTCTTATACGTACAGTTGTACTGTAAGTTTGGGAGAAatcactcaaaaaaaaaaaaaaaaaaaaaaaaaatctccaccACACCGCTCTTCAATTAAATATACACACTCCGATGATTCTTTAAGACATATTCAGATCTCACTCCTCatttacactttaaaaaaattcctATCCCCTTCTGCCTTTCCAAGCTTTGGACAATTAAAAGATGAAGATGTCTTAAATAATATTCAGGGTAGTTAAAGAACTGGAACATACTAAAATGCTTTCTCTTCAAAAGCCCTGGTTTCAAGCTCCTGCTACAATTCACTCTTTGAACGGTTTGTAGTTTTGAACACATAATTAATGCATGCACTACCAGAGGTGCTTTAGTCCCTTGAAGCAGAAAGATGAGCATAAAAATGATAGAAAAGAAAAGGACCATGGCACTTTTCCCGAGTGTTAATGATCCTTTTACCCATGGTGCATTAAAGGTGAAAGCTACCCTACTTTTAATAAAACACCTCGGTGGAGTAGCCGCCGCAGGACAAACTTTCCCGGACTACATTCTTTCTAACCTTTGTTAAGATTGCGAAAAAGTGCTAATGATTGTATATTAACAAGACGACTTAACCCAAtcaaaatgaactaatagctgaCGACACACATACGTTTTTTTGCCCTTTTACGCCCCCCTTCATTCGATCTGGTCGAAGTTGAGCACGTGGCCGTCAAAGTGCGTGAGGACGTGCCTCTCGaagagctgctgctgacagtTGAGGGGGAACTGCTCGGAGCAGACGGGGCAGACCTTCCAGTGGCTTTCCACGTGCTGCTCGAAGCTGCGCTGCTCAAAGTGGGGCGGGAAGATCACCTCGCACAACGGGCAGCGCTTGTGAACGCTgctggagagagaagaggagaggatggcGGGGAGACGCATCAGTTTGGTTGGGATCATACAGTGGGAATGTGTACACTGGCTTATTCTGTATATTAGTCCACTCAGTTAAAACTAGACTTTTATACACATCTAAAACATctccatacagtatgtattgtatACATGTGTAttatgtatatgtactgtatatacatattgtgcatgtgcatacatagatacatatgtgcatacagtatatgtatgtatgtacagtggAAACCTCTTACTGATCACGTccgtccgggtcaaattgatcattataagcggatgattattataatttttttctttatttctcatgctgattaccatctaattgttatttattacatgCCTATAAAGTAACAGCTTCGCTTTTTACTgaattttattgactgtttgaAAATACAGTAGCTTACAGCTGTTTCAGACACTTTTCAAATTACATTATAGtacaaattaaatgtaatgtgtATTATTCAAATACACTTTAATACAGTACAGtgctgtatataaaatatagttTACTGTAGTTCAAATTATAATCAAGCTTTAGCCTAAAACAGTATTGTGCTGTTTACAAATACAGTGATGTCAGTAGTGCAAATAGTCTACTAAGCCACagcttggcttttttttttattttcaacaggCCTGAATATAAACTGCAGCCTTATAATACCGAACTGGTATCAGAGTTTGAAAACAAACTTATTCATAAAATACAGTGTCATCATGggagaaaagtgaaaaaaaaaatagaattacggtagttttaaaatgtttttccatatgttgaaCACTttaagcggactacttgattactataagcaaattatttaaacagcatttgtataggaatgattctgtcccaagctttttgatccatatataAGCGGTTgttcactgtaaccgtgatcactatgagcGGATTCCactgtatgtattttgtgtttaattCCCACTTTTTGCTCcaactgttttgtttgttacatGTTTTTGACTCTGAATCCAGAGCTTTCTATG contains:
- the LOC119502834 gene encoding juxtaposed with another zinc finger protein 1-like isoform X2 gives rise to the protein MTGIAAASFFSNSCRFGGCGLQFESLSELIVHIEDNHIDPRVLEKQEQQQPTYLALSYINRFMTDAARREQETMKKKATPKLSLSITGGVSRNSTATPPRHTSGNLTPPVTPPITPSSSFRSSTPTGSEYDEEEVDYEESDSDESWTTESAISSESILSSMCMNGGEEKPFACPVPGCKKRYKNVNGIKYHAKNGHRTQIRVRKPFKCRCGKSYKTSQGLRHHTINFHPPVSTEILRKIQG
- the LOC119502834 gene encoding juxtaposed with another zinc finger protein 1-like isoform X1; protein product: MTGIAAASFFSNSCRFGGCGLQFESLSELIVHIEDNHIDTDPRVLEKQEQQQPTYLALSYINRFMTDAARREQETMKKKATPKLSLSITGGVSRNSTATPPRHTSGNLTPPVTPPITPSSSFRSSTPTGSEYDEEEVDYEESDSDESWTTESAISSESILSSMCMNGGEEKPFACPVPGCKKRYKNVNGIKYHAKNGHRTQIRVRKPFKCRCGKSYKTSQGLRHHTINFHPPVSTEILRKIQG